CTGGTTGAGCGTAAGGCTCAACTTGACAGCATATCACTAGGTGCGCCTGCAGCGCCAGTATCATTGAGAACAATTTATTTAGAAGGCGAACAGGGCATGGTGGGCTAGACAAAGATAAGGTGAAAAGGCTAGAAATCTCATTTGCTGGAAATCTCAACAGATATCTCCGTTCCCTTTTTGAAGACCTTGGATGTAAACAAGGCCAGGGTGCGATCGTCAGGCTTGTATTGCAACAGGCTGCCACCAGGTAGAACTCGAACCTCGTACCCGTTTGGAAAGGTAGAAATAGGTAAAATAATCTCAGTCGGTGCACCAATGGTAGGGTCGCTGGTGAAGTTCAGCTTGAAGACACCGGATGCCTCATCAAACCCAAACGAAGTAGGTGTCCCCGCGATGGCAGCTGGATACGCTCGGCTGTAATGCTTCTGTAGCTCTGGATATGGCTTGCCCGATGCCCCATTATACAGATTCTCGTATGCCCATCCTATCCAAGACACCATGTTCGCGTCTGTCGTAGTCATGGCTTCCGCAAGGCCAGCCATCTGCTTATCATCGCCCATCCAGAACGTCAACTCCGTAAGGACACAGGCGGTCTTGAGTCGAACATTGTCTTTATGTCGGTTGTAGAGTGTATCCTTTAGCGGGCCTAGCTGCGGTGGGTTGTAGTAGTGGAATGAATGTACTGTCTTGGACCCGTCACCGAGAGGTACGTTGTTGAAGCCTGACAGAACATCGAAGGTAGTACCCTCAAACCAGATAAGCGTATCATTGTCAACCGTGCGTATCTGTTTCGATGCTCGGTTCCAAAGACCCTCCAGGTTTTTGCGATCCGCAACACCGGGCACGAGAATTGTTGGATCGGCGTATGTGTCACCAGCCCAGGGTTCGTTGAGTAGATTGTACCCCACGACATTCGTAGTGTCAACATACTCCGACGCCAGTTTCTTCCAATACGCGGCGAATGCGtctccaagtccatcaaAGTTGTTGTAAAGTCTCCCGAAAGCATTTCCAACGGCCACGGATAAGTAGCTCAATGACCAATCGATAGTACCGCATTGGGATTGAGGCGAAGGAAAGCCGTCACCATCAGTGGTGAatggcttgagcttctgtgGGAACGGGAACCTTCTGAATCCCGTAACCCAGTCCTTCTTGACGAACCACTAACTTCATGTTAATTAATGCAGGACTGTAGGGCATTTGCTTACTCACGTCAGGTACACCATGACCACAAAGTTGTTTAGCCAGTACGTCTTGGTGCACGTCCACCAGCACATAGATACCGTGTTCTTCTGCGAGTTttgtctgcttcttcatgatatctAAGAATGTCTGGTTGTACTCTCCGCGAACTGGCTCAGCACCAGCCCAGCTATGGCCAAGCCGGACAATATTCAGCCCCAAGTCGTGCATATTCTGAACATCTCGTTCGCCGAACGATGAAACACCCGGAGTCCACTCAAAAGGCCTGTACCACGGGGCTTCTTTCATGACAACATTGGTTCCGTGAAAGAACCTAGTTCTTCCATACTCGTCAACGATCTGATGAGTATCCTGATTCACATGCTTGATCCGGGCCATGTTTGGATGAGACTTGTACCAACCCTCTGCATCTTGTGCGAATACGCTTGTAATTTGAGTGCACGATATGGCCGAAAGCCATACCGCTACAGAAACGTAGAGCATGTTAGTGGTGATAGCTGTATATCGATCGCCTGGGAATTTTGCACCAGCCCAGGTATCCGACAGGTTCAGCCACAAGACAATTGACGAGAAAAATATGTGAAGTCCGCCTGAAGCTAGGAACTAATGGGACAGTTGGTacttcattctcattctttcAAGGAGATCTCTTTCATTTTGTTGATAAGTACTTCGTGTATCTGAGCTAGCCACATCGAGTAGGTATCACTTAAAAGAGCCAGATATTGTTGCATGCAGGAGGGGAAAGCAACCCTTCTCCACCTCCAGATTGGCAGTTGCTGCCAAATGCATCCCAAAACCTGATCTACGGTACCAAGTAGGGTTGGTTTAATGCCCAATTGAGGCGCGAATTGTCACTCGTGATCACCTTCCCGACTGTTGTGCCGAGGTTCATAACTGCGACCAGCACGTGAGAAGAGATATAGCGAATTCTAATACCAGCCGGGCTTTTATCCTACAAGCTTAAAGAATTCCATTACAGAGCTGCTTTGATTACCTGCaagtgaggaagaagcatTTCTGCTCTTGCTTGAGGTGGATATCACGCAACATCTATTACTATCACTACCGGAGATGAATCTCGATGTCTTCCAGCTTCTCGAGCAAGGTTTGATAATTTCCGACTATGCTCCTCCGAAGAGTGAAAGTCTTTCTATGTGTTCTGTTTATTACTCCTGGGAAGTATGTAATCCAACAAGCCTCTCCGACAGCTCCCAGAGCTTTCGTTCTGCTTCCTCATCATAGATCCACACAGCGTGTCCCAGTTCAGGAGACGTTGGCTCTACACCCGGTCTGACCAGTCTCTCCTCCACAAAATCAGCCAGATACTTCCCACCACGTCCCTCCCAGTCCTTACTGACTGTCGCATAAACAGTCGTGGCAGCGCCCTGAGCTTTGTTCCTCAAAGCATTCTTGATAGGTCCATCCAAGTCGATCGTGCTGAGGTCAATATACTTACCCAAGTTGGTGAGTATATATCCAGGATGCACCGACAAGCCATGAATGCCTTGGTCTGCATATCGCCTGTCAAGCTCGGATGCGAAGTATATATTCGCTGTTTTGGACTGAGCATATGCCAGCCAGGGATTGCAAGTATCCTTCTCGAAGTTGTAGTCATCCCAGTGTATACCACCAGCGCGGTGACCTTTTGACGCAAGGGAGATAACACGAGATTGGAAAGAAGGCGTGGTGGCTGCAAGAAGAGCTGgtttgagaagctggaatAGAAGAAAGTGTCCAAGATGGTTTGTCCCAAATTGGGTCTCGAAGCCATCTTCAGTTTTACCCTCAGGAGTAGCCATGACTCCggcgttgaggatgagaatgttCAGCTTGTCAACTTTAGCCAGGAAGTCTTGCGCGGCGGCTCGTACGGATTTAAACGAGTCAAGCCTCAGTTCTATTCCGTAGACAGGTACCTCTGACTTTGCTTCCGGCCATGAGACAATGTCTTTGATGCCCTGCTCGATATCTTGCGGTGATGTAAACCGTTGCTCCGGTTGCGTGAAGTGCTCGGGCGGTTTCGAGGCCAATGCCTTGATTGCCGCCTGTGATGAGGACAACCTTGTCAGTGAGTTTGTCGAGAAGGCCTTCGTCTTTGACGATCTGGAGTGCTGTAGGTCTTGTGTCACCAGGACCTTGGGGGTTTATATGAGCTCGAGCATAGCGAGACATGGAGGAGATATTGTGGTGCTTGGTTGGCGAACCTCTGAAGACGTGGTGAGTTTCGTACATAGAAGCCTGTAGACTTGCTTCcaataaccttttataattCATGGCCTCCAAATATTCTCCAGTCAGTCATGGCGTCAGTGTTAATCCTGGCTTGATCATCGGGCTCCACCTCTCGGCAATGAACTTGGGCGGGTTCAGGGTATGTACGGGGCGCTCAAGCGTTCATCGTCAGCCAGAGCCACGATTGAAACAACATACTATTGCACGGCAATAGAGTAGTACCGGATTACAAGTAGTGTAGCTTAGAGTTTGCAAATTTACGATTGGCTGGATGATGTGAGCCATTTGGCTTACCCGATAAGTCCGGACTTTTGATTATGCGACTATCCTGGCTTGAGCGACCCGATGGCTGACATCAGCCTCTATGGCATGCTTAAAAATCAAGGATAAATGGACAAGGCACCAAGAGCAATATTCTGATTGCCGCGATAATTTGATTCGTCGAAAACCCTGTCACGCGCCATTGGAAATCACTCCATTGCAATGGAAATGCAGATTACAAACGCTGTATAACTATGGTGTCTTAGTTGCCGTACTTGGCAAATTGTACTTCAGAAGACGCTGAAGATGCACTCCCTCTCGGTACGTGCTGCAGATCACTCGATCCTTCGCCCTCCAAACTACCTCTATCATGTACGCCATGACCCGGATATCGTTCGCTATGGACTGATATCTCGGTTGTCTTGACCAGACTCGACTCATTGCCGAATACACGATGACTCTCTTCACCCTTCCCAACACGAACCTCATACTCTCCAGTAATTGTTCCCTGAGGCCCAGTATGCTTCCGCCGGTCGCGATTCAATGTCTCCAAGCCTACATCATCATGGTGGGTGGCATTGTGACTGCGACCATAAGAGCTCTCGTTCCTTCCACGGGTAAGCTCGACGAGACGGTTGAGGATGCTGAactcgagcttgagcttgacgcTGTATACGAGTGGCTTCCAGGCGGTCTGGATGTCGAAGAGATTCGCGAATTCGAGGGCGAGGATGGAGACgtcgaggaggatgacgaggacgttgacgatgagaagGTGATTCAGTACCATGCGTGTCTTGGTGTTGCCGACGCTCTTCTCTAGTCTGAGGCGCTTGCTTGTTTCCCAGACGTAGAGACccgagatgatgagctcttgGACAAAGAAGACACTAAGCTGGATCTTCTCAAAAACCTCATATGGCTTTTGGAAGGGCTCCGGGTTCGATGATCCGACTCCATAGACAAGGATGATCACAGGGAGATGCAACCAGGTGGCATTGACCATGATCATGTacaacaccatcctcaatctcttctggTTATGCATAACAATATGCAATCTCGAGTACAAAACAACAGACTGTCCTGTAATCATGGTACACCACCCGATGAGTATAAGCGTCGAGTATAGATATTTCTGCGCCGACAGCGACagatggaggatgaggtAACCCGTTCCATTGAAGGCAATACCCCAAGTCGCGATGACTAAACTCCAGAAGTAAAGTCCGCTTCGTCTCTTGAAGCTGCCGAAGATGTAGGCATTGAGCTCGAGGACATTGTAGAAGGCGATGCTGATGAAGACGCAGATCACGATCGCGACGGCGCcgtttttggtgttgtcggcCATGTCATTTCGGGGCGGTGATGGGACGGGGGTAGAGATCGATCGGCAGACCAGGGAATAAATGAGTGAATCGAATGAAAAAAGGAAGCGATACGCTGCTTTAGCAGTAACTTGGTTAAAAACGacagaaccaacaacagTTTGTTGGCTGTCGGTGCTGCaaaggtcttaagtaaaACTgacaacaccatcttttCTCAAT
This DNA window, taken from Fusarium fujikuroi IMI 58289 draft genome, chromosome FFUJ_chr11, encodes the following:
- a CDS encoding related to reductases, which produces MSRYARAHINPQGPGDTRPTALQIVKDEGLLDKLTDKVVLITGGNQGIGLETARALHATGATVYITARYRAGHQRHCLMAGSKVRAAAQDFLAKVDKLNILILNAGVMATPEGKTEDGFETQFGTNHLGHFLLFQLLKPALLAATTPSFQSRVISLASKGHRAGGIHWDDYNFEKDTCNPWLAYAQSKTANIYFASELDRRYADQGIHGLSVHPGYILTNLGKYIDLSTIDLDGPIKNALRNKAQGAATTVYATVSKDWEGRGGKYLADFVEERLVRPGVEPTSPELGHAVWIYDEEAERKLWELSERLVGLHTSQE
- a CDS encoding probable endoglycoceramidase encodes the protein MARIKHVNQDTHQIVDEYGRTRFFHGTNVVMKEAPWYRPFEWTPGVSSFGERDVQNMHDLGLNIVRLGHSWAGAEPVRGEYNQTFLDIMKKQTKLAEEHGIYVLVDVHQDVLAKQLCGHGVPDWFVKKDWVTGFRRFPFPQKLKPFTTDGDGFPSPQSQCGTIDWSLSYLSVAVGNAFGRLYNNFDGLGDAFAAYWKKLASEYVDTTNVVGYNLLNEPWAGDTYADPTILVPGVADRKNLEGLWNRASKQIRTVDNDTLIWFEGTTFDVLSGFNNVPLGDGSKTVHSFHYYNPPQLGPLKDTLYNRHKDNVRLKTACVLTELTFWMGDDKQMAGLAEAMTTTDANMVSWIGWAYENLYNGASGKPYPELQKHYSRAYPAAIAGTPTSFGFDEASGVFKLNFTSDPTIGAPTEIILPISTFPNGYEVRVLPGGSLLQYKPDDRTLALFTSKVFKKGTEISVEISSK